A region from the Benincasa hispida cultivar B227 chromosome 12, ASM972705v1, whole genome shotgun sequence genome encodes:
- the LOC120067173 gene encoding protein transport protein SEC23 encodes MAEFLDLEAQDGVRMPWNVMPGTKQEASNCIVPVSALYTPIKAFPNMPVLPYSPLRCRTCRSILNPFSIVDFAAKIWICPFCFQRNHFPPHYASISDDNLPAELFPQYTTIEYESTGETPSSVPPVFMFVLDTCIIEEEIAFLKSALSQAVDLLPDNSLVGLITYGTFVHVHELGFGQIPKTFVFKGTKDVSKEQLLEQMNFFLKKPKPPTGVIAGARDGLSTESIARFLLPKSECEFALNSVLEELQKDPWGVPADQRAPRCTGTALSIAASLLGACVPGSGARILAFVGGPSTEGPGAIVSKNLSEPIRSHKDLDKDSAPHFHKAVKFYEGLSKQLVHQGHVLDLFACALDQVGIAELKVAVEKTGGLVVLAESFGHSVFKDSLKRVFSGEYDLGLSSNGIFEINCSKDIKIQGVIGPCASLEKKGPLSSDTVIGQGNTSAWKMCGLDKATTLSLIFEIVKKENSDAAVQSASNQFYFQFLTYYQNNNGQMRLRVTTLSRRWVAGPGSIQDLIAGFDQEAAAAVMARLVSFKMENEAEFDPIRWLDKSLIHLCSRFGDYQKDTPSSFSLSPRFSIFPQFIFHLRRSQFVQVFNNSPDETAYFRMILNRENVANSVVMIQPSLISYTFHSAPEPVLLDVAAIAADRILLLDAYFTVVIFHGATIAQWRKAGYHNQPEHQAFAQLLQAPRDDADATIKERFPVPRLVICDQHGSQARFLLAKLNPSATYNTESPLPGGDIIFTDDVSFEVFLDHLQRLTVQ; translated from the exons ATGGCGGAATTTCTCGATTTGGAAGCACAAGACGGCGTCCGGATGCCGTGGAATGTGATGCCGGGGACGAAGCAAGAAGCTAGCAACTGCATAGTTCCAGTTTCCGCCTTGTACACGCCGATCAAAGCGTTCCCGAACATGCCGGTGCTACCTTACTCTCCGCTTCGGTGTCGTACTTGTCGCTCTATTCTCAATCCTTTTTCCATTGTTGATTTCGCTGCGAAGATCTGGATCTGTCCCTTTTGTTTTCAGCGGAATCATTTCCCTCCTCATTACGCTTCTATTTCCGACGATAACCTTCCGGCCGAGCTATTCCCGCAATATACTACTATTGAATACGAGTCCACTGGGGAAACGCCGTCTTCGGTTCCTCCGGTGTTCATGTTTGTGTTGGATACTTGTATAATTGAAGAGGAGATTGCATTTTTGAAATCTGCTTTGTCTCAGGCTGTTGATCTTCTTCCTGATAATTCGTTGGTTGGACTCATTACGTATGGTACTTTTGTTCACGTTCATGAATTGGGGTTCGGTCAGATTCCGAAGACGTTTGTTTTTAAGGGCACCAAGGATGTGTCCAAGGAGCAGCTTCTGGAGCAGATGAACTTCTTCCTCAAGAAGCCCAAGCCCCCTACTGGTGTTATTGCTGGTGCTAGAGATGGACTTTCAACTGAGAGTATTGCTCGCTTTTTGCTGCCTAAGTCTGAGTGCGAATTTGCTCTCAATTCA GTTTTGGAGGAGCTACAGAAAGACCCTTGGGGAGTTCCAGCGGATCAGCGAGCCCCGAGGTGCACTGGGACTGCCCTCAGCATTGCCGCCAGCTTGCTAGGCGCTTGTGTTCCTGGTTCAGGAGCAAGAATCTTAGCGTTTGTTGGTGGGCCGTCGACTGAAGGACCGGGTGCC ATTGTATCTAAAAATTTATCTGAACCAATTCGGTCTCACAAGGACCTGGATAAAGATTCTGCCCCGCATTTTCATAAAGCAGTTAAGTTTTATGAGGGACTCTCAAAGCAGCTAGTTCATCAAGGACATGTACTTGATCTTTTCGCTTGTGCTCTTGATCAG GTCGGCATTGCTGAACTTAAAGTTGCAGTTGAAAAGACTGGAGGGCTTGTTGTGCTTGCCGAAAGTTTTGGCCACTCTGTTTTTAAGGATTCCCTTAAACGTGTTTTTTCTGGTGAATATGATCTCGGCTTATCATCAAA TGGTATATTTGAGATCAATTGCTCAAAGGATATCAAAATTCAGGGGGTAATTGGTCCCTGTGCATCTCTTGAAAAG AAAGGTCCTTTGAGCTCAGACACTGTCATTGGTCAAGGAAATACAAGTGCATGGAAAATGTGTGGTCTTGATAAAGCAACAACTTTGAGTCTCAtatttgaaattgttaaaaaagaGAACTCGGATGCTGCTGTTCAATCTGCCAGCAATCAgttttactttcaatttttgACGTA TTATCAGAATAACAATGGTCAAATGAGGCTCCGTGTTACAACCCTTTCTAGAAGATGGGTTGCTGGACCTGGAAGCATACAG GACTTGATTGCGGGGTTTGACCAAGAAGCTGCTGCTGCAGTCATGGCGCGTCTAGTTTCCTTCAAGATGGAGAATGAG GCAGAGTTTGATCCTATAAGATGGTTGGATAAATCATTGATTCATCTTTGTTCCCGTTTTGGAGATTATCAGAAAGATACTCCATCTTCCTTCAGCTTATCTCCACGTTTCTCAATATTCCCTCAGTTTATCTTTCATTTACGACGATCTCAGTTTGTGCAG GTTTTTAATAACAGTCCTGATGAGACTGCGTACTTCAGAATGATCCTGAACCGTGAGAATGTTGCTAATTCTGTTGTAATGATCCAACCGTCATTGATTTCTTACACATTTCATTCAGCCCCAGAACCAGTTCTTCTTGATGTAGCTGCCATTGCAGCTGACAGGATTCTGCTATTGGATGCATATTTCACTGTTGTTATCTTCCACGGAGCAACTATTGCCCAATGGAGAAAAGCTGGATATCACAATCAGCCGGAACATCAg GCGTTTGCTCAGTTGCTGCAAGCTCCACGTGATGATGCAGATGCAACAATTAAGGAGAGATTTCCAGTACCACGTCTGGTGATCTGTGATCAACACGGCTCCCAG GCACGTTTCCTTCTGGCAAAGCTGAATCCATCAGCCACCTATAACACTGAATCTCCCCTTCCAGGTGGAGATATCATCTTCACCGACGATGTCAGTTTCGAAGTCTTCTTGGATCATCTACAGAGATTAACCGTTCAATAA